ACAGCAATATCTTAAATGCTGAACCCATCATAGCCACTATCGGGCTCTATTGTGTCAGTGTTTAGAGGGCTGTTCTTAGTGTTTCTGCATGAGTGGGTTTACAGGAACACTGTGAAGAGGGGGATGTAAAGCTGTGTTTTCACAGGAAGCACCAAGAATCTAACTTTTTTAACTCCAGAAACCGACTGTGGGTCGGTTTCTGGAAGGGTAGAGAATGGCGAAATTCAGACACAGGCCAGTGAACAAAGGCTGTAATTCAGTCGTGGCGGTCAGTGTGAAGATCCCATCAGAAGAGCTCAAATTGGGAGCGGAGTACAGCTGTTGATTTAACAAGtgacactcctcccctcccttcctctccaagtctatctcctctccacacacatagttactcatacactcactcactcttacaaacacacacatgcatacataaaacacacacacacaccaagccagaACAGTATGGGAAGGTTGATGATACTGAGAAATAAAATCTCATCCATCCACAGCTGAAGAAATTGCCCGAGCGGCTTTGTATTTACACAGTGGCCTGTTCTTTGATGTTTGGCCTGTAAGAGTTAACTTGAAGGCACAGCTCAGAAGCAAACATTTCTTAAGAGGAGCTGAAATGATAGATGACTCTGTGCACCCTTTAGAATATCCCCAGTCCTCTGCAGTGCCTCCTTTGGTTCAAGTCTGTTTCTGGAACCCTAACGCCATACAAACTGACAGTGTGGCATCCGTTTCTAGTTTGCTTGTGTTGTTTTGTCTGCTTGGTATTTTGACACTATagtcctctctttttccctgcCGAGAGCACAGTTTGCATTACAGCTGGGTTTGTGACAAGGACACATTCATCATGTACTAAAGTGATGCAAGCTGCTGCAAAACACCCTAAATGAAAGTGGGCTTGTGAATCGGAGGGATAGGGGGTGAATTGTAGCTTTTTAGGCTCAGAGTCAGGCCCTGCCTCACTGCCAGGTATGTTATCTTGTATATTTCGGTGACATCCTGTTATTGCCCAGGTGGCAATgagtgagagagcaggggaaagTTGCTGATCCTACCATGCAGTTTATAACTCTGCAGCGCCATGAGTAAATGATGCAGAAAGGATATTGCAGGATTCTCTCCATCACAATGCAGACCCTCTTCCTTCGAGGTGTGTATAGCAACTCTGGTCATATCTACCTACCTGCAAAGGAATCCCAgtattttccacaggtacagaTAGATGGCCATTCTCTTTACGCAGTcggcttcctccctctctctctctttccttctctcttattTTTCGCGTTCTCTCCCCCGACACACTCTCCAGCGACAGTCCTCCGATCAAGTACTCGGTATTCTCAACACATGTTTTGGGTGCCGTCTACACCACATTACACTACTGAGAAGAGTGTTTACTCATGAAGAATGTATAACTACGTATGCGCTTAGCTCTTCTTTCAAACCTCATCCTGTCGTGTCAAACTGAGACTGTGCATGtgtcatgtgagtgtgtgtgtgcgattgtgtgtgtgtgtgcatgcatggctAAAGGGGGAAAAACAAACTTTAGATCATAAGATAAATCGTTCAGATTTATTCTATTTGTGCAAGATGAAAGAAAGTGTTTCAAGCTAGTGTCTTTAGCCAGGCCGACAACAACACACTACTGCCACCCTCTGgtttaacacacacattcaggatCTCGTTGTTTCAATCCTTTATTCATAATGACaccaaaaaacattaaaaaaaacaatgacaaaaGACACTTacttgacattacatttacatttagtcatttagcagacgctcttatccagagcgacttatagtaagtacaggggtattccccccgaggcaagtagggtgaagtgccttgcccaaggacacaacgtcattgacatggccaagaatcgaaccagcaaccttctgattactagcccgattctctaaccgctcagccacctgactcccttaaatACCTTGCTGATCGATACAGAGAAAAAAGTTGTTTCATGTGTAatatttacttactgtaagtcgctctggataagagcgtctgctaaatgactaaatgtaatataattgaATACAATTCTTTTAAAACATACATTTCAGAAAGAAATAATTTTTATAACAAACTATAATTAATAACAGCAAGTTAATGCCAACAAAGCAGAATAACAATCTTCTATAATATGTTTGATAATAACTAATAACGGCAATCAATCCATCAACGATCTTAAAGGAGTCTCATTTGACAGCTGACTGGTAATACAGTAACTTGCTAGTTGGGGCTGGAAGACCCGCATGCATACAAGAGTTTGCTTATGATGATGTTTCTTCATCTTACACATTTCTCTATCTAACCAAAGTGATTGAACAAGCCTTGGTTGAACATGTTATTTTCATTAGACCAGGCAGCATGTTGTGCACCATCCATCTCTGTTGCTACACTGTTGCCAGCTGACAGGGTGTGATGCTGTCCACCAATAGTAGCACCACACTCTGGGCATGCCCGGCTAACCGTAGCCCCTCCACATTCACCAATAGCATAGACATGACCATTAGGGCACTTGTACCAATGTCCTTTGGCCAGCTGCATGGCTGAGAcaaccatcttcctctcctggtCAGAGAGCCCCAGCCCTGTTCGAGGCAGCGTCTTGTCCAGTTCTTTCAGCTCCTGTGTGACCCACTGCTCATCTTGTTGACTGAACGGCCCCGGAGCATCTAGAACCTTCCGTATGGCTGTGACTTTGACCTGTGCCTTGTTAAGGTCAAGCTGGGCATGGTCTGAACTCATTGGCCCCTTGCACCTGGCGTTGAGGTTGGCCAATAGCGAGAGCCTCTGCAGTTCGCTCTGCAGGTCGGAGGCTTGCTGATCAGTGAACTTCTGGCTAAGGTCCATGAGCCACAGCAGGAACTCCTCCACTCTGGCCTCAAAAAGGACCCTCTCTGTGCTGGACATCTGGCTGCTGCATATCTTAAGCAACTCATCTACCTTTTCAAGGAAAGCCATTTTATTCTCCAAAACCCATAAATCCTTCACAGTGAGATTGGGATTTTTTAGCTGATCTCTAATTTGGGAATATTCCACAGGCAGGTTCCCTGGTATTGTATTATTGTTTCGCCACTGTGTGATCAGCACCTTCTTCTGTTCCTGGATGTCTGACTGTTGACCGTTGATCTTCTCCTTCACTTTCTCGATCTCGGCCAGACACTGGTTGATCTTCGCCCCGTAGCGGAAGTTCCTACGGACGGGGGTGCGACACCTGGGGCACTCCTTCAGTCTGATGTCCTGCCCGTCGTCCTCCATCAGACGGTCCATGGCCGTGAACTCCACCACATGCCCGCAGTcctccagctggatgaagcGGGCGTCGGGCTCGTCCTCCGTGCCGAAGAAGATCTCCGTCACCTCCTCGCGGTGGCAAACGCGACACTTGTCCGGGCAGCTGCTTCCGCACAGGCCCACGCAGGGGTGGCCGCAGGCCAGGGTCAGAGTGCACGGCTCGTCGCACGGCGGCCGGTCGCAGGGCTCGTGGCAGAGCCTGCTGCAGCGCTGGTGAGGGCACTGCCTGTCGCAGGGCTCGACGCACAGGGCGCAAGGCTGGCCGCACGCCTTCTTACAGACGCTGTGGACGCAGCGGTTCTGGCAGGGCATGCGACAGGAGGGGCAGTCGCGGGTGCACGGCTCGCGGCACGTGTGGGAGCACACCAGGAGACGCTGGCACCGGTGGACGCAGGACACGTGGTAGCGGCCCTGGTGGCATCTGTGACAAGTGCCCGCACAGGCATGACCACATTTCAGGGCGTTCTCACACGGGACCCTGCAGACTGGCTGCATGGTCGACCCCCTGTAATGACAGGCATCCTCTTGCCTGTGGCCACACTTGAGCTCCAGGGGGACTTTGACCAGGCAGTTGATGGTACAGGGTTCCccgcacacggacacacagggGTGCCcacacagcagtgtttccacGCAGGGCACCTGGCACACGAACGTATCTGGGTCTTGGTGGCAGGGCACCATCTGCTCGTGCTGGCACTTTGGGACGGTCTTCTCCACCTTGACATTGCACGCCTCAGGACACTTTTGGTTGCACATGCGAGGGCATTTGTGACCTCGCTCGCAGAGAACCTTCTGGCACGTCTTAGCACACTCGTACTGCTTGTGCTCCTGGTCATACGGGTGGCACACGCTGGCACACACGTGGCCACAGTCCAGGCGGTGCTCGCAGGGGAGAATGCAGCCTCCCTCGGGGGCTTGCAGGAAGTCGTCAGGGCCCGAGGCCCGGATGTGTCTCTCGGGGTGGTTCTGACAGCACAGGGTCAGGGCCGGGCCCACTTGGTCTTTCTCCTTCAGCGTGTGGAGGATGTTGCTCCACAGCGGGACCTTGCTCAGCATGGCCATGTTGCCGATGCAGTAGAGGCCCTTCTTGGCGCGTGACAGGGCCACACAGACACGGTTGGGGATGTTCAGAAACCCTACGCGTCCTGCTGGGTTGCTCCGGACCAGGGACAACAGCACAATGTCATTCTCCTCCCCCTGGTACTTGTCTACCACGTGAACTTTGACCCCTGTGAACTCTTTGGCCGGCATGTGATTGCGCAGGCAATGGAGCTGGCCCGTGTAGGTGGTTAGGATGGTGATCTGATGGGGCTTGTAGCCCTGCAGTAGGAGGTAGCGACACAGAGCTACTACAAAGCGGGCCTCATGGAGGTTCTGGTGACTCTTCCCATCCCTGATCTCCTCCTCATGGTACTTGTGCTCCACAAAGAACATGTTGGTGAGGAGGCCCTGACAGAAGCAGGAAAAGATATTCTCCGGTTCAGTTTCATTCTCATTTTCTCAAAATAACGCAGGATTCCAGGAGGTCACATGGTAAATTTGCTATCACTTATAtagacacagaaaacacacagaagaagataaaaacacacaccttgATGTTCTCATACTCCATCACAGAGGGGTGGTTCTCAAGCTCTTTATAGATGTGAGGGGTCAGGAGACGGGCTATGTCAGGTCTCATAcggtgctgcacacacacagaaagaatgTGAGTTGGGAGTGAAATACCGGATTTAGtccattttttactttctttaCCAGCCCTTTATAGCTTGATTGACTGTCTTAAGCAACCAGCCTGTCATCAGTTTTACTCCGAACTCTCCTTGCCCCATACCTGGTAGTTCAGTCTGACGTAGGGAAATTTCATCTTGACCAGCCTCTCAAACATCGACACCTCCAGACTGTAGTTCTTAGCCAGTTCATAAACATTGGCACTGGGGCGGAGCTACGAAGCAGGCAGACAAAACAGAGATGAGTAAGGAGCAAGTGTACCTTTACATCACATGGCTAAAAGTGTTCATGTCATGATCACAAGTGACACAACTTCATTATTTCAGTCTTTGATCTACTGTCTACTTCCTTCTGCTCATTAGGTTCAAAGAGAGGCTTGGATCAGCTGATAGTGGAACAAAGACCCAGAGCCCTGGTGAATCTGCCCCAGGGGTCTACTACCTTATTTAtaacctctctctaccctggcaTGGCAACATAAATCTTGTCATTACATCTTGTCTTGTACGTAGCACCAGGGTCTGATgggtgagatacacacacacacacatgtagaatttGTGTCTTACTCTTACTACAGTGTGAGAGTTCCTTATTCTGTCCTGTAGTAAAGTAGACTCTATGACTTCTCCTCCCTATACTGTGGAATCATGAAATGAGTAGATGTTCTCATTTGCATCTCGTCCGCACAGATCTTGTTCTCCACATACTGTACTGGTCCGTGACCAGATCGGCACTTTCTAACTTTTAGGATGGATCACTAGACCATCTACCTGTGACTCTGATGAACAACCCACTGTTGTGTCTGGTTCTGCCTCAACCACAACTGAATACAGAGCAGATGCAAAAAGGCTCCAACTTAGTTTTGCTGTCCTCTTTAGTTTTGTTGTTTCACACTGTTTGTTTCCAAGTGTGTGCTTTATTTAGCTAGAGGACAGAGcgtgtttttttctgtgtgtatgtgtgtgtgtatgcgtgggaGGGatgcgagggaggagagataaaCTCCCATACAACGTGAGGTATTGTGTTTCGCCAGattcaacaccaaacttgtGATTAATGAACAGCGCTACCAAGCCAAAGCTTGTTACACTCTGAAAGTGTGATCCATCCACCTACATTACATGCCCAGATTCAGGGAATGTGTCTGATATGACAACAAGCACACATTTTGGCACACAAAGAGAAGCCTAAAGTGAACTGAGTGATATCAAGATGTAAGATAGAGAGATAAAACCGAATTTCCCAACTATCAATACCGAGGATCGACGATCCGTTTAAGCCCAAAGCATAGCTTCAGGTCCATTTCCTTTTAATTCAAGCCGATTGAAAAAAGTATGAGAATAACCATTGAATTCCAATTGACAAATGCCCAACTCACATTACAAGCAATTTTCAAGGGAATCTTGTTCCAGATAAATGATTGTGCTGAGTGGATTTGCAATTACATGGGTCTTACAGTGGGGGATGCTAGGATAGTCCAATGCCTGTTAATTTCCGTGATGTATTAACTATAAATAATTGATTCAAGTCACATGGGTGTTACCACTAGCCTGTCCCATTGACCAGTCTGTACCACTGGTATGTACCGAAAGCCCTTGGACAGTAACACGTTTGATTGTTTTGGTTCTGTATAATAAGATTTTGGAAGGATACAATGATATTGTATCTAGTGTCTGCATAAGTGCAGAAACTTTGAACAGTAAAGTATAGTATTAGTTTAGCATCAGCTTAAAGGGAACAGCTGTTAAGAGACCCAGAACCAGGACCTGAATATGTGTCGGAGGTCAAAGACTTCAGTCAGTCATTGCATATGAAGGATATCCAACCTAAGTTATGGAACATGATTACTTGTTTGTACGTCATGTTAAACTGCCCAAGAAGACTTGGGTCACTGGTGCTAACTGTGTTGCACCAAAGGCCTTGCAGATGTGTGGACCGGCACCTGTTGGTGGTCTCCTATGAGGATGAGGTGCTGGCAGGCCCGGCTCAGCGTGGTGATGGTATGGGCTTCCAGGACCTCCGCCGCCTCCTCCACAATCACCAGGCGCGGCTGCACCTCCTGCAGAACCTTACGGAGCCTGGCCGCCCCCGTGGTTGTCATGCCGATGACCTTGGCGTCCTTCAGGATGCACATGGTCTGTCGGAGGCGCATCTCGGCCAGGCGCTCGGACGCATCCTGGTAGGCCTGCTCCGATTCCAGAACATTCTGACGAAGCTCCAGGCGGTAACGGTTCACCCACAACCTGCGGAGacggagcggggggggggggggggcgcagtcTGGTCAGGCCCTGCACCACGAGTGGAGATCCAGCCCCCGTTCATTGACAACATGATGTTGCAGTGCACTGACTATTAACTCCGCGTGGGCAGTATGCAGTGGGATGTTGGTGAAgcagtttgttttttttcacaacAAGCCCAACGACTACACAGCCGTGTTACCAGGGCGTCTGAACACAACAGAGCAAAACCTGGCCTCTTAGGTAAGTGAATCACTACACGGCTATTCTGAGATCCATTTTCCCAGTGATTAGCTGGTGTAATTACGCATGCTGGGACTAGACTAGCTAGACAGGGGTTGCCTAggggatgaaagagaggaggaggaggaggaggaggaggaggagggagctctACCGATACAGTCTCCATCTGTCTGCCAGACTCAGAGCCCAGACATCCTGGATGGCCGCCTCATCTTCCACGCTCATGGCAGAGCTCTTTCCCAGCTCCTTCCTGGTTCGcttcttcatcctcttcctctgcttggACTGAATCTGAACAGCCACACAGAAAAGCGGGAGAATTGCCATTTACTGTATTGACACACTCACGGTACCAACAAGTTTACAGGTTCACCAGAATGATTAATAATGCAATTAATAATGAACAATGCTTCGAAGTCTAATTTAAGAAGGATGCTGCAAAGTCAACATCAATGGAAAGAAAATGGATGCATCAAGCATAGTTATTCATTAAAATGCTAATCTGGTTTATTACAAAAGTCCAATATACCTTCAATATCTCATACTATAACACCATTAAAACCACCCCTTATAGATTGGCACAGGGTAATAACATGCGACGTGATTGGTTACCTCCCAGCCATCCTGGTCCTGTTGTAGTACCACAGTGTTGTCCAGGTTCATGGCCAGCATTAGGTCGGCCACCATCTGGGCGCTCTCGTCCTGCCTCTGCTTGTTCCCCCGTCTCCCCTGGTGGTCCACCTCATCGTCAACATAGCGCTCAGCCTGGATCAGGTCAGCCTCTTCGGCAATTTCAATCAGGTCATCCACCTCCatgtcttcttcctcctcctccatgtctgTCAGGATTAGAGGTGTGAAGGCATGAAGATGGGACACTGGTGGACCTTCGTATGTTGACTTTACTTTGGGATTTAAGAAGAATTTTGATGAacccgatttttttttttctttgaccaggtAAGACACAATCCTTCCTGTCACTGTGGCACTGATCCTGAGCTCTGGGTTTCGAAATCTCTTTGCTCTGATAGGATCTTCTCACCTGCAAGTCCATACTGAGgttctgctgccctctgctggaatCTGGAGCCCATACCCAGCCACTCAACAATCAGTGGCTGCTTCTTCTCACCATATACCTCAAAGCCACCCATCCCctgcaggtcagacacacatcaAGATGAAATAAGGAGGCCTGTACATAAACAAACATATTACCAGTGCTTGTTATTGCCACAATCTGTTTTATCTCTATTCCCTGTGGTGCTGTAGTTTGTCTGGGACAAGGCCCAGTGTAAGACAGTGGTGCTGTAGTTCGTCTGGGACAAGGCCCAGTGTAAGACAGTGGTGCTGTAGTTCGTCTGGGACATGGCCCAGTGTAAGACAGTGGTGCTGTAGTTCGTCTGGGACAAGGCCCAGTGTAAGACAGTGGTGCTGTAGTTCGTCTGGGACAAGGCCCAGTGTAAGACAGTGGTGCTGTAGTTCGTCTGGGACAAGGCCCAGTGTAAGACAGTGGTGCTGTAGTTCGTCTGGGACAAGGCCCAGTGTAAGACAGTGGTGCTGTAGTTAGTCTGGGACAAGGCCCAGTGTAAGA
The window above is part of the Osmerus mordax isolate fOsmMor3 chromosome 1, fOsmMor3.pri, whole genome shotgun sequence genome. Proteins encoded here:
- the znfx1 gene encoding NFX1-type zinc finger-containing protein 1 isoform X1, with the protein product MRQDLVQLLCQVLCKAFQARTDRRTVQHLAGIVKNSGFTRTMLPHYVAGMGSEPNPARRQQYPNQLDHILTLLSEVLSIFPASSVQAVSMLVALLRAAINGLRASGVDILPRTEENLERLQGLVGHLQEKTRDGTLRSDKDSYSLLPAIGDTPAGEQDYRTLPIYPAPEEFHLDQRPLLPLNVISERYASVLAYLDTHFRLLREDFVRPLREGIQQLLQEQQEQGRGDAPQKKHFDDIRVYFDTRLVVPMCTHSGIAYKVQFDSQPLKFVRWQNSKRLLYGSLVCLSCDNFENFLFATVSDREPTELEKGFVQLIFCEQSRAALEIIETDQVFCMVETTAYFEAYRYVLEGLQELEEEDLPFQRYLVECQLDVHPPAYLLRNDTYNLAEIAAPEFKSSIKPFNTLDPDAWPPMEQLGLDESQMKALQMSLTKELVIIQGPPGTGKTYVGLKIAQALLTNRNVWNDVNDQSPMLVVCYTNHALDQFLEGIQTFLPQGIVRVGGRSTSEVLKPFSLRELSKGFQLTRRFPSHLRRGIAQMYDELRMEEDRIMQHGAKLECSLKGVLREHFLQKFISDTHWDSLVLPPGMGGFEVYGEKKQPLIVEWLGMGSRFQQRAAEPQYGLADMEEEEEDMEVDDLIEIAEEADLIQAERYVDDEVDHQGRRGNKQRQDESAQMVADLMLAMNLDNTVVLQQDQDGWEIQSKQRKRMKKRTRKELGKSSAMSVEDEAAIQDVWALSLADRWRLYRLWVNRYRLELRQNVLESEQAYQDASERLAEMRLRQTMCILKDAKVIGMTTTGAARLRKVLQEVQPRLVIVEEAAEVLEAHTITTLSRACQHLILIGDHQQLRPSANVYELAKNYSLEVSMFERLVKMKFPYVRLNYQHRMRPDIARLLTPHIYKELENHPSVMEYENIKGLLTNMFFVEHKYHEEEIRDGKSHQNLHEARFVVALCRYLLLQGYKPHQITILTTYTGQLHCLRNHMPAKEFTGVKVHVVDKYQGEENDIVLLSLVRSNPAGRVGFLNIPNRVCVALSRAKKGLYCIGNMAMLSKVPLWSNILHTLKEKDQVGPALTLCCQNHPERHIRASGPDDFLQAPEGGCILPCEHRLDCGHVCASVCHPYDQEHKQYECAKTCQKVLCERGHKCPRMCNQKCPEACNVKVEKTVPKCQHEQMVPCHQDPDTFVCQVPCVETLLCGHPCVSVCGEPCTINCLVKVPLELKCGHRQEDACHYRGSTMQPVCRVPCENALKCGHACAGTCHRCHQGRYHVSCVHRCQRLLVCSHTCREPCTRDCPSCRMPCQNRCVHSVCKKACGQPCALCVEPCDRQCPHQRCSRLCHEPCDRPPCDEPCTLTLACGHPCVGLCGSSCPDKCRVCHREEVTEIFFGTEDEPDARFIQLEDCGHVVEFTAMDRLMEDDGQDIRLKECPRCRTPVRRNFRYGAKINQCLAEIEKVKEKINGQQSDIQEQKKVLITQWRNNNTIPGNLPVEYSQIRDQLKNPNLTVKDLWVLENKMAFLEKVDELLKICSSQMSSTERVLFEARVEEFLLWLMDLSQKFTDQQASDLQSELQRLSLLANLNARCKGPMSSDHAQLDLNKAQVKVTAIRKVLDAPGPFSQQDEQWVTQELKELDKTLPRTGLGLSDQERKMVVSAMQLAKGHWYKCPNGHVYAIGECGGATVSRACPECGATIGGQHHTLSAGNSVATEMDGAQHAAWSNENNMFNQGLFNHFG
- the znfx1 gene encoding NFX1-type zinc finger-containing protein 1 isoform X2, with the translated sequence MVETTAYFEAYRYVLEGLQELEEEDLPFQRYLVECQLDVHPPAYLLRNDTYNLAEIAAPEFKSSIKPFNTLDPDAWPPMEQLGLDESQMKALQMSLTKELVIIQGPPGTGKTYVGLKIAQALLTNRNVWNDVNDQSPMLVVCYTNHALDQFLEGIQTFLPQGIVRVGGRSTSEVLKPFSLRELSKGFQLTRRFPSHLRRGIAQMYDELRMEEDRIMQHGAKLECSLKGVLREHFLQKFISDTHWDSLVLPPGMGGFEVYGEKKQPLIVEWLGMGSRFQQRAAEPQYGLADMEEEEEDMEVDDLIEIAEEADLIQAERYVDDEVDHQGRRGNKQRQDESAQMVADLMLAMNLDNTVVLQQDQDGWEIQSKQRKRMKKRTRKELGKSSAMSVEDEAAIQDVWALSLADRWRLYRLWVNRYRLELRQNVLESEQAYQDASERLAEMRLRQTMCILKDAKVIGMTTTGAARLRKVLQEVQPRLVIVEEAAEVLEAHTITTLSRACQHLILIGDHQQLRPSANVYELAKNYSLEVSMFERLVKMKFPYVRLNYQHRMRPDIARLLTPHIYKELENHPSVMEYENIKGLLTNMFFVEHKYHEEEIRDGKSHQNLHEARFVVALCRYLLLQGYKPHQITILTTYTGQLHCLRNHMPAKEFTGVKVHVVDKYQGEENDIVLLSLVRSNPAGRVGFLNIPNRVCVALSRAKKGLYCIGNMAMLSKVPLWSNILHTLKEKDQVGPALTLCCQNHPERHIRASGPDDFLQAPEGGCILPCEHRLDCGHVCASVCHPYDQEHKQYECAKTCQKVLCERGHKCPRMCNQKCPEACNVKVEKTVPKCQHEQMVPCHQDPDTFVCQVPCVETLLCGHPCVSVCGEPCTINCLVKVPLELKCGHRQEDACHYRGSTMQPVCRVPCENALKCGHACAGTCHRCHQGRYHVSCVHRCQRLLVCSHTCREPCTRDCPSCRMPCQNRCVHSVCKKACGQPCALCVEPCDRQCPHQRCSRLCHEPCDRPPCDEPCTLTLACGHPCVGLCGSSCPDKCRVCHREEVTEIFFGTEDEPDARFIQLEDCGHVVEFTAMDRLMEDDGQDIRLKECPRCRTPVRRNFRYGAKINQCLAEIEKVKEKINGQQSDIQEQKKVLITQWRNNNTIPGNLPVEYSQIRDQLKNPNLTVKDLWVLENKMAFLEKVDELLKICSSQMSSTERVLFEARVEEFLLWLMDLSQKFTDQQASDLQSELQRLSLLANLNARCKGPMSSDHAQLDLNKAQVKVTAIRKVLDAPGPFSQQDEQWVTQELKELDKTLPRTGLGLSDQERKMVVSAMQLAKGHWYKCPNGHVYAIGECGGATVSRACPECGATIGGQHHTLSAGNSVATEMDGAQHAAWSNENNMFNQGLFNHFG